One window of Treponema primitia ZAS-1 genomic DNA carries:
- a CDS encoding PPC domain-containing protein has product MNYQPKRVLFGLLLAAFLSAPLFAQSPAAVETLEQLDGEAAKLGAAIIQKLGTLGTGLRIRFGEFSFEGTDTSLGTYLTNQLAAVLVKAGGSGYTIITGPVTASTGENAYTLSGEILQLGANIRVYTKLTRSQDSSLGAVWNTDFTLSSFIEDLTAVSSPSSSNRVRRDSYETDSRDAPVAAAIGAWISRTIHEGDEDWFQVSSDRAGVLVLETSNSSFDPYMELYDESGYNQLDEDDDGGDNSNPRIEVNAEAGQVFIVKVRGYGSSETGDYRFRANLEAVEEDATEPNDSIEQATLLELGSGPLSASLRSRSDVDFYRLEIPAAGRLTVYTESRMDTLLTLYDGEGEIIDEDDDSGNGGNARISRDVPAGTVYIKVRGYDGERGSYTLHFEY; this is encoded by the coding sequence ATGAACTATCAACCCAAGAGGGTCCTTTTCGGCCTTCTCCTGGCAGCATTCCTGTCGGCGCCACTCTTTGCCCAAAGCCCGGCGGCCGTGGAAACCCTGGAACAACTGGACGGGGAAGCGGCAAAACTGGGCGCCGCTATTATCCAAAAACTGGGAACCCTTGGGACCGGTCTCCGGATACGGTTTGGCGAATTCTCCTTTGAAGGGACCGATACAAGCCTCGGTACCTATCTGACAAACCAGCTTGCCGCCGTCCTGGTCAAAGCGGGGGGCAGCGGGTATACGATTATCACCGGTCCTGTTACCGCTTCCACCGGTGAAAACGCCTATACCCTGAGCGGGGAAATCCTGCAGCTTGGCGCCAATATACGGGTTTACACCAAGCTCACCCGTTCCCAGGATTCGTCCCTGGGCGCCGTATGGAACACCGATTTTACGCTGAGCTCCTTTATAGAGGATCTAACCGCCGTTTCTTCACCATCATCCTCCAACCGGGTCCGTCGGGACAGCTACGAGACGGACAGCAGGGATGCTCCCGTAGCGGCGGCGATCGGCGCCTGGATATCCCGGACCATTCACGAGGGGGATGAGGATTGGTTCCAGGTAAGCTCCGATAGGGCCGGAGTACTGGTCCTGGAAACTTCCAACAGTTCCTTTGACCCGTATATGGAGTTATACGATGAATCGGGTTACAATCAGCTCGATGAGGATGATGATGGCGGTGATAATTCCAACCCGCGTATCGAAGTGAACGCCGAAGCGGGCCAGGTTTTTATTGTCAAAGTCCGGGGTTATGGCTCCAGCGAAACCGGAGACTACCGTTTCCGGGCAAACCTTGAAGCGGTAGAGGAAGATGCAACCGAACCCAACGATTCTATCGAACAGGCCACGCTGCTTGAACTGGGTTCAGGACCGCTTAGCGCTTCGCTCCGGAGCAGATCCGATGTTGACTTCTACCGCCTGGAAATCCCCGCTGCCGGCCGCCTTACGGTCTATACTGAAAGCAGAATGGATACCCTCTTAACCCTTTACGATGGGGAGGGCGAAATAATCGACGAGGATGACGACTCCGGTAACGGCGGCAACGCCCGTATTTCCCGGGACGTTCCCGCCGGAACCGTCTACATCAAAGTCAGGGGCTACGACGGCGAACGGGGAAGCTATACGCTGCACTTTGAATACTAA
- a CDS encoding HEAT repeat domain-containing protein, with protein sequence MITQKRVLAVVTAGLLTISLGIAQEMSVEESYLQESIENMIIREQSQADGRDTKLVALEYIADAINHGNTSEDVRTALEYLSLEGLTNQVRENGRLMNNFPDVRARAAAYLGEIGTPEAKNTLLKIMLAETEPMVLTEAVKSLAKIGLNENEETANTISWVVTRFDVLNPDNLLALSALEAFEILAQKNGGLKDPSAVRTILRIADGHYIKPVQDRARQLIFDLRQYSK encoded by the coding sequence ATGATAACTCAAAAACGTGTTTTAGCGGTGGTTACCGCAGGTCTTCTTACGATATCCCTGGGGATTGCACAGGAGATGTCCGTGGAAGAATCTTATCTCCAGGAATCTATTGAAAATATGATTATCCGGGAGCAGAGCCAGGCTGATGGACGGGATACGAAACTGGTTGCCCTGGAATATATCGCCGACGCGATAAACCATGGTAATACCAGCGAAGATGTGCGGACCGCCCTTGAATACCTTTCCTTGGAAGGACTTACCAACCAAGTTCGGGAAAACGGTAGGCTGATGAATAACTTCCCCGATGTCCGGGCTCGGGCGGCGGCCTATCTGGGGGAAATCGGTACCCCGGAAGCGAAAAACACCCTCCTGAAGATCATGCTGGCGGAGACGGAGCCGATGGTGCTAACCGAAGCGGTTAAATCGCTGGCAAAAATCGGTCTTAACGAGAATGAGGAAACGGCAAACACCATCTCCTGGGTAGTGACCCGTTTTGATGTGCTCAATCCGGATAACCTTCTGGCCCTTTCCGCCCTGGAAGCCTTCGAAATCCTGGCGCAAAAAAACGGCGGTTTAAAGGATCCCTCCGCAGTAAGGACCATACTCCGTATTGCCGATGGTCATTACATTAAACCGGTTCAGGACCGGGCGCGGCAGCTGATTTTTGATCTGCGGCAGTACAGTAAATAA
- the hisS gene encoding histidine--tRNA ligase encodes MSDIIEPRILKGFRDFLPPSEIERRLLLEKVEESFRSFGFVPIDTPALEYAEILLGKGGGETEKQIYRFTDNGGRDVALRFDLTVPFARFLAEHREELSLPFKRYHIAKVWRGENTQRGRYREFTQCDFDTVGSDTAAADFEILLMIQSTLKNINAGELTIRVNHRGLFNRFLDKIGVSDKSVEILRTVDKLSKVGQDATLETLKTLVGSENARSILDYIAPRGSFEETLEALTKAAGGPCPESERLTLIRRFMTDTGTADSFTLDPSITRGLDYYTGVVYETFLNELPEIGSVCSGGRYDDLAGLYSKEKLSGVGSSIGLDRLIAGLESLGKLKGRGSYARAAVACIREEDGGISQGIGQKLREAGINCEVFLDEKKLTQQFILAEKKGIPWMIIPDGGALTLRNLSARENREGLTVDSIIDVLKKGEIA; translated from the coding sequence ATGTCAGATATAATTGAACCTCGAATTTTGAAGGGTTTTCGGGATTTTCTCCCCCCCTCGGAGATTGAACGCCGTTTATTGCTGGAAAAGGTGGAAGAATCCTTTCGTTCCTTTGGATTTGTCCCTATCGATACCCCTGCTCTGGAGTACGCAGAAATACTTCTGGGAAAGGGGGGCGGCGAGACGGAAAAGCAGATCTACCGCTTCACCGATAACGGCGGCCGGGATGTTGCCCTCCGGTTTGATCTCACCGTTCCCTTTGCCCGTTTTCTCGCGGAGCACCGGGAGGAACTATCCCTGCCCTTCAAACGGTACCATATTGCCAAGGTCTGGCGTGGGGAAAATACCCAGCGGGGCCGGTACCGGGAATTTACCCAGTGCGATTTTGATACCGTGGGCAGCGATACCGCCGCTGCGGATTTTGAGATACTCCTGATGATCCAAAGCACCCTGAAAAACATAAACGCCGGGGAACTAACCATCCGGGTAAACCATCGGGGGCTCTTTAACCGCTTCCTGGACAAGATAGGCGTCTCGGATAAATCGGTAGAAATACTGCGGACCGTGGATAAGCTCTCCAAGGTCGGACAGGATGCTACGCTGGAAACCCTGAAAACCCTGGTGGGATCCGAAAATGCCCGGAGCATCCTGGACTACATAGCGCCCCGTGGAAGTTTTGAGGAAACCCTGGAAGCCCTCACCAAAGCTGCGGGTGGCCCCTGCCCCGAATCGGAACGGCTTACTCTGATCCGCCGCTTTATGACCGATACGGGAACCGCAGATTCCTTCACCCTGGACCCCTCAATTACCCGGGGCCTTGATTACTATACCGGAGTGGTGTACGAGACCTTCCTCAATGAACTGCCGGAAATCGGTTCGGTATGTTCCGGCGGGCGCTACGATGATCTGGCGGGGCTCTACTCAAAAGAAAAACTAAGCGGGGTAGGATCCTCCATAGGACTGGACCGGCTTATCGCCGGCCTGGAAAGCCTGGGCAAACTCAAAGGCCGGGGAAGCTACGCCCGGGCTGCGGTGGCCTGTATCAGGGAAGAGGACGGCGGGATAAGCCAGGGGATCGGGCAGAAGCTCCGGGAAGCGGGGATTAACTGCGAAGTATTCCTGGACGAAAAAAAACTTACCCAGCAATTTATATTGGCGGAAAAAAAAGGAATCCCCTGGATGATCATACCCGATGGCGGCGCCCTTACCCTGCGGAACCTTTCGGCCCGGGAAAACCGGGAAGGGCTTACCGTGGATAGTATTATTGACGTACTAAAAAAAGGAGAGATAGCATGA
- a CDS encoding PilZN3 domain-containing protein, which yields MASAATGTANNFLEKYGDRTITCTPYALSKLGVEKNKCFFKIEEYSILCIPFQFGFKRSLFLATITPRELIFFQKYVNTIIGLSISFVPPNRSPAKFLLRCTLNSLGQMKGRENVGLFVADFKTNPEELIILLGGFLETQDRLQVQYEEYGSMLIKMTSPVAKQLGYNLESVISEPGKETRKIQILSLTSKTIEHMEAEGTPVRLPGTPVAYEIILKKARLLLSGTVAAADVLPQGLVRTVSNLSYSPELVEIIDDYWYTIRNPVKIAK from the coding sequence ATGGCCAGTGCAGCAACCGGAACGGCGAACAACTTTCTGGAAAAGTACGGTGATCGGACCATTACCTGCACCCCCTATGCGCTCTCAAAGTTGGGGGTAGAAAAAAACAAGTGCTTCTTCAAAATAGAAGAGTACAGTATCCTCTGTATCCCCTTTCAGTTTGGCTTTAAGCGGTCCCTTTTTCTCGCCACCATTACCCCGCGGGAATTGATTTTTTTTCAAAAGTATGTAAATACCATCATCGGCCTTTCCATTTCCTTTGTCCCCCCTAACCGGTCGCCGGCTAAGTTTTTGCTCCGCTGTACCCTTAATTCCCTGGGGCAGATGAAGGGCCGGGAAAATGTGGGGCTCTTTGTGGCGGATTTTAAAACCAACCCGGAGGAATTAATCATACTTCTGGGGGGGTTCCTGGAAACCCAGGACCGGCTGCAGGTTCAGTATGAAGAATACGGAAGTATGCTGATAAAAATGACCTCCCCGGTGGCCAAACAGCTGGGGTATAATCTGGAATCGGTGATCTCCGAACCGGGAAAGGAAACGCGGAAAATACAGATCCTCAGCCTGACTTCCAAGACCATTGAACACATGGAGGCCGAAGGGACGCCGGTTCGCCTTCCCGGAACTCCGGTGGCCTATGAAATTATTTTAAAAAAGGCCCGCTTGCTCCTGTCGGGAACTGTGGCCGCCGCAGATGTCCTTCCCCAAGGCCTGGTCCGGACCGTATCGAACCTCAGCTATTCGCCGGAACTAGTAGAAATAATAGATGACTATTGGTACACTATCAGAAATCCGGTGAAGATTGCCAAATGA